The DNA window GGGTGGTCGTCGGGCTCGGGGTTCCCGGCGCTCGAACCGGCAGACCGGCAGAATTCCGGTTGGCCGGTTCGCCGCCACCGACGCCAGGGCCAGGGCCAGGTCCCCCCTGCGACGGCGGCACCGCAGGCGGCACCGCGGGCGGCACCGACGGTCGCCCGGTCGGGCCCGGCATCATCCCAGTGGGATCAGCGAACACCAGGACAGCAGCCGCTGCGGCCAACGATACGAGCAGCACCGCGAGCGCCTTGGGCCCAGGACTGACGGCCCGGCTCACGGCACCGCCGACGGCCGACCGCCGGGCGGGCCGGTGCTCGGTTCGCGGCCCGGTCAAAGTCACCCAGGTAGCGGCCCTCACCTGCGTATCGGACGAGTCCGCGAGCGCCTGCGCCGCGGCGGCCATGGCCGCCGCCGTCGGGAACCGGTCACTGGGCGCCTTGGCCATCGCGGTGGCCACCAGCTGCCGCACCTCCGCCGGGACGTCGTCGGGCAGCGGCGGCGGTTCCTCTTCGAGGTGCCGCAGCGCCACCGCGACGGCATTGTCACCCTGGTACGGGGGTTCACCGGCGAGGCAGTGGTAGACGACGGCACCCAGCGCGTAGATGTCGATCGCCGCTGTGGTCTCGTTCTTGGACACCTGCTCGGGCGCCATGTACAGGGCGGTGCCGACGACCTGGTTCGCCCCGGTCAGGCTCGCCGCGTCGTGCGTGACGGCAACGCCGAAGTCGACCAGGACGACGTGCCCGTCCGGCTCGATGATCAGATTGTTGGGCTTGACGTCACGGTGCACGACGCCGGCATCGTGCGCGGCCTGCAGGGCCCGGGCGGTCTGCGCGGCGACCGACATCGTCTCGCCCGCGTCCAGCTGGCCGACCTCGGCGATCCGCTCGGACAAGGACTGTCCCTGCACGCATTCCATCACGATGTAGGCGAGGTCCGGCCCCTCGGGCCGGGACACCTCGCCGTAGTCGTAGACCTGTGCGACACCCGGGTGACGCAAGGCCGCCATCGCGCGTGCCTCGCGGCGGAACCGCTCGCCGAAG is part of the Micromonospora cremea genome and encodes:
- a CDS encoding serine/threonine-protein kinase, translated to MPSVGQLVGDRYRLVESIASGGMGDVWRAVDETLDRCVAVKMLRPSLVTDPGFGERFRREARAMAALRHPGVAQVYDYGEVSRPEGPDLAYIVMECVQGQSLSERIAEVGQLDAGETMSVAAQTARALQAAHDAGVVHRDVKPNNLIIEPDGHVVLVDFGVAVTHDAASLTGANQVVGTALYMAPEQVSKNETTAAIDIYALGAVVYHCLAGEPPYQGDNAVAVALRHLEEEPPPLPDDVPAEVRQLVATAMAKAPSDRFPTAAAMAAAAQALADSSDTQVRAATWVTLTGPRTEHRPARRSAVGGAVSRAVSPGPKALAVLLVSLAAAAAVLVFADPTGMMPGPTGRPSVPPAVPPAVPPSQGGPGPGPGVGGGEPANRNSAGLPVRAPGTPSPTTTRPAAEGTTAGPTPSGGSSVGAPSPTTSESAPQGPTAAPTGGTTSAPTVEPTEEPTADPTEESSEEPTEEPTAEESAGGTAAPQV